From Zonotrichia leucophrys gambelii isolate GWCS_2022_RI chromosome 19, RI_Zleu_2.0, whole genome shotgun sequence:
ATTGCACCAAAGATAGAAAGTGCTTCCATTGGTGTTTGATAATACCCCTAGGTGGGACTAAAGAAAGATTTCCCAgcaagagaaaggagagaaaaaaacaatcaCTGGATCTGGAACACTcagtaaaaaataattgaatttgAGATCTGGTGAGGACTGACAGATTTGGCCTGTCAGTGACcagctgcctttgctttttgggtttgtttgtgtggtttttgtacaaaccaaaacccaactgTGAAAATTCCTTCCTGTAAGCAGGGATCAATGAGTTGAAAAGAAGAATTTCTGTGGTAAGATCAGTGCACCATTTCTTCCAGAGCTTAAACACAACAAGTTTTCCACTTCCATCCCAatgaaagcaaggaaaaacatCCCAGAAACGTGGCAACTATTCCTGGAATGCAACTCAGGGGTCAGGTCCTTCTAGAAAAGTCTAAATTCTTCACATAAAAGCAGCAGATACTGGTGCTTGAGTGAAAAcactgcagtgtcacagcctCTATGAAATTAAATCAGTGAGAAGTTGATTTTTTGCAGCACTTACCTTCAGCTGAGCCAGGGTCTGTAGATCCTGGGGAGGATggctaaaaataaacaataatgTCAGTATTTCTTAGTGCTTTGcccaaaaaatctttttttcacACTTTCATTTCTGCATGAAATTTACATTAATTACATTTTGCCGTTGGATCTTGCAGCCACTGAGGTCAACAGCAAAACCTTAGGGATTAAACAGAgtttaaaatgaagtttaaaatgGACACAGAAAGATTAATGTGTGGGTCAGATGAGCCTGTGCAGCTTTCCAGCACATGATTTGGAATTAGTGAGggacataaataaataataaataaatggagAGCATTTCTCAAGGCAGGAGCAGATTTTTGCAATGGGCAGGCCCCATGCAAACCAAGTGTGGCAATAAAGGGACACAAAGTGTGATGTAGGAAAATTCAATCAGAAAAAACACCCTCTGTTAACctgctttaatatttttaatttttttttagtatttttaatatttttaatatgagaCCCAGAGCAGATATTTGCAGATAATTATATTGGATAATTACACATCGAGCTATGGGAGAATATctgactttttaaataaatattcatttagATCTAAGTTTTACTGCATGACAGTTAGAATAGATTGTTACTCATATTTACAGTTAGAATAGATTGTTACTCATCTCCCAAAATTTGTTTAATGTTTCGcaggaaattaaatttctccCCACATTGGTTTGAATCAATGGCATCCCTCACTCCCACCCAAATGTTGCTTTATCAAGAAGATCAACCAAGTGCATTCCCAAGAAACACAAACATAtcccaattaaaaaataacaggaaCAAAATCTTCCATCAAAGCTGATTTCTCCTTTGTGGACCATCTAATTGGAACAATTAAAAAAAGCTTAATCAGtatagaataaaaatgaaaaggtttgTTAAGGAATTTAATccaatttctgaaaaatcccaaaatcagtCCTTTCTGCACTCGGGGTTAAAAGTTTCTGGAATTCTGACATCCCATGCCCACAATTACCTCTTGCActgaaaattccatttctttcccCGTTTTCAGGCTTAACTGCTGGGCTGCAGTCTGTTCTTGTGCTGACAGAGGGGAGTTctgggaaaacaaggaaaagcaaacacaggGAATTGTGATCCTTCAGTTCCTGATATTTACAGAGGGACTCAATGTTTGTGAAACTCACAGTGAACtcctcatttccttcctctgaaAACCAAATGTACAAAAGTGGTGCTGAAAAATCAACCATCATCTTCCTCCAGCCCCAATactataaattatatatattttactatATAAATTAGTcaagcaaaagaaatttttcaaataaaaaaaaggtatttcatttaaagatttttatgtCTCCAGAAGTTTTGATCCATCTCTGGTTTAGGAAATATAAAAAGTGCAAGAAAATCTTTATCTTAGGAAAtataaaaagtgaaagaaaatctttatcTTAGGAAATATAAAAAGTACAAGAAAATCTTTACCTAAAGCTCCAcatataactttaaaaaaaagggtcTTCCACTTTGAGGAAATCCAAGTATAAAATTATTCTGGGCAGAATATCCTCAAAGCACAGTAAGATATGATCTATTTTCCATTCTGTGATATAGAACCACTCTTTTAAATCATGTTACAGCCCATTTTGTCTATCAAAAGTTACTGATAACTGTTGACAGATTAATAAATCTGTCTAAATGTCCAGGCATTAGAATATTGATCTAAATCACCTCATTTGTAAAGGgtcaaaattaatattttcacctCTTCAATAATGAAGCAGTGGCTGAAGACCACTTAAGAAAATGTTGTTTGTTGCTGAGTTTTTTACCAATTTAAACATTATCTTAGGAAAAACAGCTTTGGAATAACAGCACTCCCAGGGGGTTTGTTACAATGGTTTAACTTTCTCCCTTTAGacactgaaaatacatttatcaTTTAAAAGTTTTTAGCCTTTTAAACCTGGTTTcactttgtattttctttaagGTGTCAGTGTGGCCCTGAGGAGTGCACAGAGGTGTCAGTTCCTATGAAATGACCCAAATTGTGTCACTCTATGGACACTCCTCAGCTCCAAATCTGAACAGCAATAATTTTACTAATTTTAACTCCAAAACCAGCTCCAATCCTGccagcattcctgctgggaaatgtCTCCTGAtcttctaaaataaaaacaataatttccagcagcacacaaaggTTACAAAGTTGGTGCTCGCTGCCAGCAGTGAAAAGAAAGcgattgaaatgaaaattttaattttaatgaaatttaaaaaccaCCACCTCcagctgggtttgctgctgcagcgCCTGCACCATCTCCATGGttttctgcagggcagctcGGATGCTGTCCATGGATTCCTTCTGCTCCAGGGAAATCTCCTCCatctgggcacacagggattGGTACCTGGATTTCAGCAcgggcagctccttcaggaGGGCAGCTGGGTCCTCCTGCGTGAGCAGAACACTTAAATTACACAAAATGGTAAAATTCCTGTGGCCACACATCGATTCAGAGCGCAGGTGTTGGATATTTAACACGAAATAATCCTTTACAGTGAAAATGTGTCcggtttttggctgtttggagggcctggaaaggcccggggtggccttggggcagccgcgtatcaaaggaacagaagaggcttcagttcttttctcggtctcggtgtttattaattgtttatctaaaagattttctctcggcccgacagagctctgctcagcagccagccatgagcacactgtgctgccctccgggcggtcacctatctttatacccaaagttacgtgtacaatatttatcatttttccccaatacctttcacccttattgcccagtgcacttttagtaatgaccaatcccaaagtgccaccatcaccacagaagatggaggagaagaagaagaagaagaaggacaggacacgccccaattcctccatcttacttctctaaacccccctgtacagaaatcctaaaccctgtgtttcactctctaattaactcatcccttcaccattcaccccggtgaaaccctcctatcctcatacaggtgtcgtctcctgtgtaggatcaaagtccagccaccagacacttctggaacattccaggactcccgagccccccaagggtgctctcggtggcacctcagtcctgaggtgctgagatcccacaaaaaTGTACATATTTATAAAATCCTTTCTGTGATGTCATTTATTGTTCTCCTCTCATCTCTCCCCCCAAATCTGAATTTATTCACTGCTTGGTGGCAGTGAAGTTTCTCTTGGTTTTCACAGCAAGGGTGAGTTTTAGCTCAGACTGGAATCTGTAACCTGAATTTAGCTCTGATTGCTCAGAGCACAACGTGGGAGGATTTCACTGGCCCAAGGAACCAAAGGAATTTGGTTGGAATTCATATCAGGCCACTTATCTTGATAGATGatgcaggaaataaataaataaataaataaatacagttaataataataataatagtaataatagtaatagtagtaataataataataatataaaaatttatttattataaaaattattattattattactattattactattattatattatattattataataataattatattatatttataatataattaatatattataatataaccctaaccctaactcTATAATATATTAgggtataatataatataatataatacaatataatataatataatataatataatataatataatataatataatataatataatataatataataatatattattatatatattaatatattattaataataattaataataataatattgatTGATATTATactattaattaatattaatattattaaatattatattatataatattaataaataatatattattatgataataatatagaaattatttattataaagattattattattattattattattattattattattattattattattattattattattattatagccTGCCAATAACAATATTAATGGTAATAAAACcagtaataataaataataataaataaataaaatgacaaTAACAACAATACCAATAATgatactactactactattgCTATTAGTCCTGACAAGTGAATTAAAGAATAGCCAATTATATTTcaggtttaaagaaaaaaaaaatacccatttATGCCCAACTTCATGCAATAAAATGGAATTTCATCTGGAAATACCTCTGCTGGTGTATCCTCAGGAAGATTTTTCATGATTTCAAACTCCACTCTGCGCTGAATGTAATCCAGATCAGATTCTGCTTTCTGGAACTAAAATATTTAAGGTCAGGCCCAGTTTATTAAAAGCCAAAAACTGCAGACAAACCCCAAGCTGTGcttcaggaaaagcaggaggccTCACTTGGAAAAGCTAAAAGTTTTCCAATGGAATTTtattcaaatataaatataaaattttattcaaatattCAATTTTATTCACTTTGAAAAGCTAAAAGTTTTCCAATTGAATTTtattcaaatataaatataaaattttattcaaatattCAATTTTATTCACTTTGAAAAGCTAAAAGTTTTCCAATGGAATTTTATTCAAATATAAAGGGGTTCTGTTAGCAAAACTACAACACCCAGGTTATTTACACAGAGTTAATTCAGGATCCAAGAGATTTTATTAACACTCATATGAGGGATGTGTTCTTTCAGATGCTTTTAATGTCCACAATACACTTTATTATTACAATTTATTATTCCCTAATAAACCAGCCCATAAAATGGATGGCAtcacttttctttccttgggATAAAGAAGCCACCAGAGAATTTTCTAATTGCCTTGGAAAACACTCTGCTGATAGCATTGCCACTTAATTAATTTCAGTCTGCAATTTTAATATCTGTTAAAGACTTCCACTTTCAGGAAAGGCAGTTTCCCCTTTATTAACTCATTAACTCTGACACAATAATTCAGTGATTGCACTGAAGAGACAATgatgaaagcaaattaaaaatggtTCTGACTCCCTTAAGTTGCTTTTCACTGTTTATTTTGAGATTAACCCCAAAGTGACcattccaattttattttttttaaggatcaAAGCAAGGCTGTATttgttataaaaaataaatatccagTCTGTGGTCAGGCTGGGATTCCAATATTTATGttggaatatatttatttttcacataaataaataaatatatttatttttcacattagCCTGTGAAAAATACAGGTATTTTATGATTGTAagtattaaaatgaatattatatgtgttgtgttagacagtaatgctgtattaattctcttaagtactgtgttaaatacagttttaggttataaaaaatgtgaaaatagaaactgtgcCATGTAGgataatttatttaaagaaaggactcacatagcagccacaggacacctgaatctttcagagaaaaagaatttattgctccattatcaggagaaattaAATTGTTCATGGTTTGCAGGTGCTGTtgggattcagaggaagaagttgatggTGACCAGgcagaatcctgtgtttaaatggaatttaagcatcatggatgagctgtttgtttttaagggttaattcTCTGTTAATtaacagagaattttttttctggcttgtGCTGCCCACAAAAGGTACCCAGACACCCAaaactctttgtatttattgtctttgtatttattgtatttattgtatttatttatttatttattattaatat
This genomic window contains:
- the SKA2 gene encoding spindle and kinetochore-associated protein 2 isoform X1, whose protein sequence is METAVTRLETLFQKAESDLDYIQRRVEFEIMKNLPEDTPAEEDPAALLKELPVLKSRYQSLCAQMEEISLEQKESMDSIRAALQKTMEMVQALQQQTQLENSPLSAQEQTAAQQLSLKTGKEMEFSVQEPSSPGSTDPGSAEEAQFIPLTKEAFLSVPRSIRSTVKLADLNTFYKELFNHFIVQNNRAALSLSQMKNMNMKATDSRIRILEELGIVELNKQGNVKLAV
- the SKA2 gene encoding spindle and kinetochore-associated protein 2 isoform X2, with amino-acid sequence METAVTRLETLEDPAALLKELPVLKSRYQSLCAQMEEISLEQKESMDSIRAALQKTMEMVQALQQQTQLENSPLSAQEQTAAQQLSLKTGKEMEFSVQEPSSPGSTDPGSAEEAQFIPLTKEAFLSVPRSIRSTVKLADLNTFYKELFNHFIVQNNRAALSLSQMKNMNMKATDSRIRILEELGIVELNKQGNVKLAV